In Ipomoea triloba cultivar NCNSP0323 chromosome 7, ASM357664v1, a single genomic region encodes these proteins:
- the LOC116025290 gene encoding tetraspanin-8-like, whose protein sequence is MVKVSNNLLGLLNIATFLISIPILAGGIWLSRQANTECERFLEKPVIALGVFVMLVSLAGLIGSCCRVTWLLWVYLLVMFLLIVLLFCFTIFAFVVTNKGAGEALSGKGYKEYRLGDYSHWLQKRVNNNWGRIGSCLQDSKICQKLIDDGSNTAADDFYKEHLSALQSGCCKPSNDCNFEYVSPTNWTKTPTSSLINPDCNTWSNDPKTLCYSCQSCKAGLLDNIKTDWKKVAILNIIFLVFLIIVYSVGCCAFRNNREDNSWKRYP, encoded by the exons ATGGTGAAAGTGAGTAACAATCTTCTGGGTCTGCTCAACATCGCTACATTCTTGATTTCAATCCCAATCCTCGCCGGCGGGATATGGCTGTCCCGGCAGGCCAACACGGAGTGCGAGCGGTTCCTGGAGAAGCCGGTGATAGCGCTGGGAGTGTTTGTGATGTTGGTTTCACTCGCCGGCCTTATAGGCTCATGTTGCCGAGTCACTTGGCTTCTCTGGGTCTATCTTCTGGTGATGTTCTTGCTCATTGTGCTTCTCTTCTGTTTCACTATCTTTGCTTTTGTGGTGACCAATAAGGGGGCAGGGGAAGCCCTGTCTGGGAAAGGGTATAAGGAGTATAGGCTTGGAGATTACTCCCATTGGCTGCAGAAAAGGGTTAATAATAACTGGGGGAGAATTGGGAGCTGCCTTCAGGACAGTAAGATCTGCCAGAAGCTCATTGATGATGGCTCCAACACTGCTGCTGATGATTTCTACAAAGAACACCTTTCTGCCCTTCAG TCGGGGTGCTGCAAGCCATCGAACGACTGCAACTTCGAGTATGTGAGCCCAACGAACTGGACCAAGACCCCGACCTCGTCCTTGATCAATCCCGATTGTAATACTTGGAGCAATGACCCGAAAACGTTGTGCTACAGCTGCCAATCGTGCAAAGCAGGGCTGCTCGACAACATCAAGACGGACTGGAAGAAAGTCGCTATCCTCAACATCATCTTCCTCGTCTTCCTTATTATTGTGTACTCTGTCGGGTGTTGTGCTTTCAGAAACAACCGGGAGGACAACTCTTGGAAGCGTTATCCTTGA
- the LOC116025769 gene encoding cytochrome c oxidase subunit 6b-2-like produces the protein MAEIELKTAPADFRFPTTNQTRHCFTRYVEFHRCVAAKGGEVGDCEKFARYYRALCPGEWVEKWNEQRETGTFPGPL, from the exons ATGGCCGAG ATTGAACTGAAGACTGCTCCAGCTGATTTTCGATTCCCTACAACAAACCAGACTAGGCATTGTTTCACACGCTACGTTGAGTTTCACAG GTGTGTGGCTGCTAAAGGTGGGGAGGTTGGTGACTGTGAGAAATTCGCTAGGTACTATCGGGCACTTTGCCCCGGTGAATGG GTCGAAAAATGGAATGAACAGAGGGAGACTGGGACTTTCCCAGGGCCACTTTAA